One window of Desulfarculus baarsii DSM 2075 genomic DNA carries:
- a CDS encoding YaiI/YqxD family protein: MKIWIDADGCPKPAKELVFRASARLAVAVVMVADRPVFRPPSPLITAVVVPRDMDSADKHIAQEISPGDLVVTADLPLAAAVVERGAVAINPRGETYTAENVRERLSMRDFLTGLREAGVQTGGPAPYGRKDKERFAAALDRHLGRMGR, translated from the coding sequence GTGAAGATTTGGATAGACGCCGACGGTTGCCCCAAGCCGGCCAAGGAGTTGGTCTTTCGCGCCTCGGCCCGCCTGGCCGTGGCCGTGGTCATGGTGGCTGACCGGCCGGTCTTTCGCCCGCCCTCGCCGCTGATCACCGCGGTGGTGGTGCCCCGCGACATGGATAGCGCCGACAAGCACATCGCTCAAGAAATCAGCCCTGGCGACCTGGTCGTCACCGCCGACCTGCCCCTGGCCGCGGCGGTGGTCGAGCGCGGGGCCGTGGCCATCAATCCCCGAGGCGAGACCTACACCGCCGAAAACGTCCGCGAACGCCTTTCCATGCGCGATTTCCTCACCGGCCTGCGCGAGGCCGGCGTGCAGACCGGCGGCCCCGCGCCCTATGGTCGCAAGGACAAGGAACGCTTCGCCGCCGCCCTGGACCGCCACCTCGGCCGCATGGGCCGATAA
- a CDS encoding Zn-ribbon domain-containing OB-fold protein, giving the protein MPTNRLLPTPDADSKPFWDGCREHKLLFQKCASCGHVRWPAGVICPQCHGRDAQWIEARGQGVVYSYAIYHQAFHPAFKDNLPYVVAVVELAEGPMLLGNIVDCPQHDLRCDMAVQAAWDDVTAQCSLPKFRPLGP; this is encoded by the coding sequence ATGCCCACGAACAGGCTTTTGCCCACGCCCGACGCCGATAGCAAACCGTTTTGGGACGGCTGCCGCGAGCACAAATTATTGTTTCAAAAATGCGCTTCCTGCGGCCATGTGCGTTGGCCGGCCGGCGTGATTTGCCCCCAATGCCACGGCCGCGACGCGCAATGGATCGAGGCCCGTGGTCAAGGCGTCGTTTATAGCTACGCCATTTATCACCAGGCGTTTCATCCGGCCTTTAAAGATAACCTGCCCTACGTTGTCGCCGTGGTGGAGCTGGCCGAGGGGCCGATGCTGCTCGGCAACATCGTCGATTGCCCCCAGCATGACCTGCGCTGCGACATGGCCGTGCAAGCGGCGTGGGACGACGTCACGGCCCAATGCAGCCTGCCCAAGTTCCGGCCGCTGGGGCCATAG
- a CDS encoding glycerol-3-phosphate dehydrogenase/oxidase, which yields MRRDLAQLTSREYDLIVVGAGVHGAWAAWDAVLRGLKVALVERGDFGGATSGNSLQMLDCWPSPPRLLDVASLRTSLAETATILRLAPHLAQPLPCLLPLRHGLKQFPPLLNAACRAHSLLRGGMDEPLPPKAKVIPAAELGRWAPEPLVRGARAGLLWHNGQLDDAQRLCLALADAAWRGGAAVANYVDVREVITRNGWAVGVRARDVIDDAELEIRGRAVLVAAGPWTRELTGQAPRQPQWALGCNVVLDRPIGRAAVALRSPFGRHKDPLRGGRLLFMAPWRGRTILGASYRLSLGAPQRPAVWADDFLTLLGLFNRACPELALQPQEVCSVRWGLLPLAQGGVAPLGGGLSTRPQVRAMAISGGPKRLFALSPVELTTARALAQRAVDLVLAHLGLRGRACRTARQPLWDEPAALTANPPSAIDQASLDRLAVDYGHNAAQVAALAADDQALAQPLSADCPVLGCQVAFAARREMAARLADVILRRTEMGKFGPPPDEAVRRAATIMARELGWGDKRLDDELTLARRAFFLTRQVRQAQGQPLKRFIG from the coding sequence ATGCGGCGTGATCTGGCCCAATTGACCAGCCGGGAATACGACCTGATCGTGGTCGGCGCGGGCGTTCACGGCGCTTGGGCGGCCTGGGACGCCGTACTGCGCGGGCTGAAGGTGGCCTTGGTCGAACGCGGCGACTTTGGCGGGGCCACCTCGGGCAACAGCCTGCAAATGCTCGACTGCTGGCCCAGCCCTCCGCGACTGCTGGATGTCGCCAGCCTGCGGACTTCGTTGGCGGAAACCGCCACCATCCTGCGCCTGGCCCCCCATCTGGCCCAGCCCCTGCCCTGTCTGTTGCCCTTGCGTCACGGCCTCAAGCAGTTCCCGCCATTGTTGAACGCCGCCTGCCGAGCCCACAGCCTGCTGCGCGGCGGCATGGACGAACCACTCCCGCCCAAGGCCAAGGTCATCCCCGCCGCCGAGTTGGGCCGATGGGCGCCCGAGCCGCTGGTCAGGGGCGCGCGAGCCGGCCTGCTGTGGCATAACGGCCAGTTGGACGACGCCCAACGCCTTTGTCTGGCCCTGGCCGACGCCGCCTGGCGCGGTGGAGCGGCCGTGGCCAACTACGTGGACGTGCGTGAGGTGATCACGCGCAACGGTTGGGCCGTGGGCGTGCGGGCCAGGGACGTCATCGACGACGCGGAGTTGGAAATCCGCGGCAGGGCCGTGCTGGTGGCGGCCGGGCCCTGGACCAGGGAGCTGACGGGGCAGGCTCCGCGCCAGCCCCAATGGGCCCTGGGCTGCAACGTGGTGTTGGACCGGCCGATCGGCCGGGCGGCGGTGGCCCTGCGTTCACCGTTTGGCCGCCACAAGGATCCGCTCCGTGGCGGTCGCTTGCTGTTCATGGCCCCGTGGCGCGGTCGAACCATCCTGGGCGCTTCCTATCGCCTCAGCCTGGGCGCGCCCCAGCGCCCAGCCGTCTGGGCCGACGATTTTTTGACCCTTTTGGGCCTTTTCAACCGGGCTTGCCCAGAGCTGGCCCTTCAGCCGCAAGAAGTGTGCTCCGTGCGCTGGGGCTTGCTGCCCCTGGCCCAGGGCGGCGTGGCCCCGCTGGGCGGCGGCCTTTCCACCAGGCCCCAGGTGCGGGCCATGGCCATCTCGGGCGGCCCCAAGCGGCTTTTCGCCCTGAGCCCGGTCGAGCTCACCACCGCCAGGGCCCTGGCCCAACGGGCGGTGGACCTGGTCTTGGCCCATCTGGGCCTGCGCGGGCGGGCCTGCCGCACCGCTCGCCAGCCGCTGTGGGACGAGCCCGCCGCGCTCACGGCCAACCCGCCGTCCGCCATCGACCAGGCGTCCCTGGATCGCTTGGCCGTCGATTACGGTCATAACGCCGCCCAGGTGGCCGCCCTGGCCGCCGATGATCAAGCCCTGGCCCAGCCATTGTCAGCCGATTGCCCGGTCTTGGGCTGCCAGGTGGCCTTCGCCGCCAGGCGCGAAATGGCCGCGCGCCTGGCCGACGTGATCCTGCGGCGCACGGAGATGGGCAAGTTCGGCCCGCCGCCGGACGAGGCCGTCAGGCGGGCGGCGACGATCATGGCCCGTGAACTGGGCTGGGGCGACAAGCGCCTCGACGATGAACTGACCCTGGCGCGGCGGGCCTTTTTTCTGACGCGTCAGGTGCGCCAGGCCCAGGGACAACCACTCAAACGTTTTATTGGCTAA
- a CDS encoding glycoside hydrolase family 108 protein, which yields MRLDPRLQPFAAQYPPAFLAAMGFTLEHEGWDATSDHPADAGGATRYGIARAHHPEAWRDGPPTLARALELYHREYWRAIGGDELSPPLAVTLMDAAVLFGPDRPARWLQEALGVATDGVIGPRSIAAAKAHANPHGLAGALIWRRMEAHAQRVAAKPDQAVFLLGWTRRCAALCQFISKERP from the coding sequence ATGCGCCTCGATCCGCGCCTGCAACCCTTTGCCGCCCAATACCCACCGGCATTTTTGGCGGCGATGGGCTTCACGCTGGAGCACGAAGGTTGGGACGCCACCAGCGACCACCCGGCCGACGCGGGCGGCGCGACGCGCTACGGCATAGCCCGCGCCCATCACCCCGAGGCCTGGCGAGACGGGCCGCCGACGCTGGCCAGGGCCTTGGAGCTTTACCACCGCGAGTATTGGCGGGCCATCGGCGGCGATGAGCTGTCCCCGCCGCTGGCCGTGACGCTTATGGATGCGGCCGTGCTCTTTGGCCCCGACCGCCCGGCCCGCTGGCTGCAAGAGGCCCTGGGCGTGGCCACCGACGGCGTGATCGGCCCGCGCAGCATCGCCGCCGCCAAGGCCCATGCCAACCCCCACGGCCTGGCCGGCGCGCTGATCTGGCGGCGCATGGAGGCCCACGCCCAGCGCGTGGCCGCCAAGCCCGATCAGGCCGTGTTTTTGCTCGGCTGGACCAGGCGCTGCGCCGCCCTTTGTCAATTCATATCGAAGGAGAGACCATGA
- a CDS encoding Bcr/CflA family efflux MFS transporter: protein MRKTIILLALLTAFPPMSTDMYLPALPLLGKLWGQPEAAINLTLVLWFVTYCVFLLVYGPVSDRVGRRPPLLWGVGLFIVASLGCAMADGLTMLLAARVAQAAGAAASTVMAMAMAKDLFEMRQRAKVLAYISVINALAPMLAPTLGGWIMAWLSWRWVFAAQALLAAAVLPQIARMNEPLQAPIKVKASHAVLAYARLFKNWRFSCLNAAMALPNLAMFAFIAASPAIYISGFGLSESVFGYFFGFNALAMMVGAYGYSFFGRGFSPLKIMLTSFVGMAVGGAGLVFLPHQQSPWMVALPMWVVSFCIGLNRPPANNLILEQVSADTGSASSLIALAIMSSGAVAMFVASLAWADKAAVIGALAMVGGATAFVALVAMRHSLAGLEPMSARATS, encoded by the coding sequence ATGCGAAAAACGATCATATTGCTGGCCCTTTTGACGGCCTTCCCGCCCATGTCCACCGACATGTATCTGCCAGCACTGCCGCTGCTGGGCAAACTCTGGGGCCAGCCCGAAGCGGCGATCAACCTGACGCTCGTCTTGTGGTTCGTGACTTATTGCGTGTTTTTGCTGGTCTATGGGCCGGTCTCCGACCGCGTGGGCCGACGGCCGCCGCTGCTATGGGGCGTGGGTTTGTTCATCGTGGCCAGCCTGGGCTGCGCCATGGCCGACGGGTTGACCATGCTGCTGGCGGCGCGGGTGGCCCAGGCGGCCGGCGCGGCGGCCTCGACGGTGATGGCCATGGCCATGGCCAAGGATCTGTTCGAAATGCGCCAACGGGCCAAGGTGCTGGCCTACATCAGCGTGATCAACGCCTTGGCCCCCATGCTCGCCCCGACGCTTGGCGGCTGGATCATGGCCTGGCTTAGCTGGCGCTGGGTCTTCGCGGCCCAGGCGCTGCTGGCGGCGGCGGTGTTGCCGCAGATCGCGCGCATGAATGAGCCGCTCCAGGCGCCGATCAAGGTAAAGGCGTCCCACGCCGTTCTGGCCTATGCGCGTCTGTTCAAAAACTGGCGTTTTTCTTGCCTTAACGCGGCCATGGCCCTGCCAAACCTGGCCATGTTCGCCTTTATCGCCGCCTCGCCGGCCATCTATATCAGCGGCTTTGGCCTCAGTGAAAGCGTTTTCGGCTATTTTTTCGGCTTCAACGCCCTGGCCATGATGGTGGGAGCTTATGGCTATTCGTTTTTCGGACGAGGTTTCAGCCCGCTCAAGATCATGCTGACCAGTTTCGTGGGCATGGCCGTCGGCGGGGCCGGCCTGGTCTTTCTGCCCCATCAACAAAGCCCGTGGATGGTGGCCCTGCCGATGTGGGTTGTGTCGTTTTGCATCGGCCTCAACCGCCCGCCGGCCAACAACCTGATCCTGGAGCAGGTCAGCGCCGACACGGGTTCGGCCTCTTCGCTGATCGCCTTGGCGATCATGTCCTCGGGGGCCGTGGCCATGTTCGTGGCCTCATTGGCCTGGGCCGACAAGGCCGCGGTCATCGGCGCGCTGGCCATGGTCGGCGGCGCGACGGCGTTTGTGGCGCTGGTGGCCATGCGTCACAGCCTGGCCGGCCTGGAGCCGATGAGCGCGCGGGCGACATCCTAA
- a CDS encoding thiolase family protein: protein MGLRGKYAIVGVGYTPQGRLPDRTTFSFHLEAVANAIADAGLKKDAIDGLIAYRHFPACPGEPDVTPQLIAQGLGLTPDYLCQDANCSRSHLQQAIGAIEAGFCNYVAISYGHSGLSGGGMNLLLEEMAGNEVVFGHFGAAGGYALAARRGMHEFSAGPETWKHIAMGQRKWADRNPAAIMRGKPMTEADYYGAPMVVDPLRLFDCCLVNDGGRAIIVTTAERARDLKQPPVLILGLGQHNPSTEIGQSRYMAGPTGSKKAGEAALRMAGVGLADVDACQIYDCFSYTVELTLQDYGFFGRGEGKDWFQGGTIEPGGRLPINTSGGQLSEAYFMGLTPISEAVMQLMGRCEDRQLGPKTNTKTPEIIMCSDNGAILQSQSCFIFGRG from the coding sequence ATGGGCTTGAGAGGAAAATACGCCATCGTCGGCGTGGGCTATACGCCGCAAGGGCGCTTGCCGGACCGCACAACCTTTAGCTTTCACCTGGAGGCCGTGGCCAACGCCATCGCCGACGCCGGCCTGAAAAAAGACGCCATCGACGGCTTGATCGCCTATCGGCACTTTCCCGCCTGCCCCGGCGAGCCCGACGTCACGCCTCAACTGATCGCCCAGGGCCTGGGCCTGACGCCGGACTACCTCTGCCAGGACGCCAACTGCTCGCGCAGCCACTTGCAGCAGGCCATCGGCGCCATCGAGGCCGGCTTTTGCAATTACGTGGCCATCTCCTACGGCCACAGCGGCCTGTCGGGCGGCGGCATGAATTTGCTGCTGGAGGAGATGGCGGGCAACGAGGTGGTTTTCGGGCATTTTGGCGCGGCGGGCGGCTACGCCCTGGCGGCGCGGCGGGGCATGCACGAGTTTTCCGCCGGCCCGGAAACGTGGAAGCACATCGCCATGGGCCAGCGCAAGTGGGCCGATCGCAACCCGGCGGCGATCATGCGCGGAAAGCCCATGACCGAGGCCGATTATTATGGCGCGCCGATGGTGGTCGATCCGCTGCGCCTGTTCGACTGCTGCCTGGTCAACGACGGCGGCCGGGCAATCATCGTCACCACCGCCGAAAGGGCCCGCGACCTCAAACAGCCGCCGGTGTTGATCCTGGGCCTGGGCCAGCACAACCCGTCCACCGAGATCGGCCAATCCCGATACATGGCCGGCCCCACGGGCTCGAAAAAGGCCGGCGAGGCGGCCTTGCGCATGGCCGGCGTGGGCTTGGCCGACGTCGACGCCTGCCAGATCTACGACTGCTTCAGCTACACCGTGGAGCTGACCCTGCAAGACTACGGCTTTTTCGGGCGCGGCGAAGGAAAAGACTGGTTTCAGGGCGGGACCATCGAGCCCGGCGGCCGCCTGCCCATAAACACCTCGGGCGGCCAGCTCTCCGAGGCCTATTTCATGGGCCTGACGCCCATTTCCGAGGCGGTGATGCAGTTGATGGGCCGCTGCGAAGATCGGCAATTGGGGCCGAAAACCAACACCAAAACGCCGGAAATCATCATGTGCAGCGATAACGGCGCTATTTTGCAATCGCAGTCTTGCTTCATTTTCGGGAGGGGATGA